The Micromonospora sp. Llam0 genome includes a window with the following:
- a CDS encoding choice-of-anchor B family protein produces MRTRWTTAAITLALVGGLLAGLPGASSAHDPDTPAGRSSAVAFMAQREPTQQLTALAQVSCSNGQAGGYPCRNVDLLSFLPLSQIGGSQANDIWGWTDPGTGREYAIVGRRNGTSFVDISDPTAPIYLGNLPAYQNRTAIWRDIKVYRNHAFVVADVRGHGMQVFDLTRLRSVGSPQTFTADAHYNRFGNSHNIAINEQTGYAYAVGSNTCRGGLHMIDIRTPTSPAYAQCC; encoded by the coding sequence ATGCGAACCCGATGGACGACAGCCGCTATCACACTGGCTCTGGTCGGCGGGCTGCTCGCCGGACTACCTGGGGCGTCGTCGGCGCACGACCCCGACACACCCGCCGGCCGGTCCTCGGCCGTGGCCTTCATGGCTCAGCGTGAGCCGACCCAGCAACTCACCGCGCTGGCGCAGGTGAGCTGCAGCAACGGTCAGGCCGGCGGCTACCCGTGCCGCAACGTCGACCTGCTGTCCTTTTTGCCGCTGAGCCAGATCGGCGGCAGCCAGGCCAACGACATCTGGGGCTGGACGGACCCGGGCACCGGCCGGGAGTACGCGATCGTCGGGCGCCGCAACGGCACCTCGTTCGTCGACATCTCCGATCCCACCGCGCCGATATATCTCGGCAACCTGCCGGCCTACCAGAACCGGACCGCGATCTGGCGCGACATCAAGGTCTACCGCAACCACGCCTTCGTCGTGGCCGACGTCCGTGGACACGGCATGCAGGTGTTCGACCTGACCCGGCTGCGCAGCGTGGGCAGCCCACAGACCTTCACCGCGGACGCGCACTACAACCGGTTCGGCAACTCGCACAACATCGCGATCAACGAGCAGACCGGATACGCGTACGCGGTGGGGTCGAACACCTGCCGGGGCGGCCTGCACATGATCGACATCAGGACGCCTACGTCTCCGGCCTACGCCCAATGCTGTTAA
- a CDS encoding CdaR family transcriptional regulator, which translates to MHARPVTVTPWQRLPAELAPVMRPRLAAVVDTVAAAVTELTPEFVGIDDPKFRADVRTAVDVALQRFLDLVGTTEPALPPRVREVFVALGAAEAREDRGPQALLAALRVAGRLLLRQVGQALATVRPVDAEALADCADAVTGFVDELAAAGTDGFARQLREQSGEGDRARRQLGELLLVGGAGAGTVTAAAARAGWRDLATVLPVVLPARQARDARFRFGTDGIVVDRGRDAVLLLRAGPRTTRPVLADALHGWRATVGPALPWPQVPQAVRLAELAATVARTGGGDQGGPVDRTAVFAEDHLTVLALHGQPDALVVLTGRRLAPFAALPPAQRDGLLRTLHSWLRHWGSRSAVAAELFVHPQTVSYRLKRLRTLLGGDLDDPDRRFELLLVLTADLR; encoded by the coding sequence GTGCACGCCCGCCCGGTGACGGTCACCCCCTGGCAGCGGCTGCCCGCCGAGCTGGCCCCGGTGATGCGGCCCCGGCTCGCGGCGGTGGTCGACACGGTGGCCGCCGCGGTGACCGAACTGACCCCTGAGTTCGTCGGGATCGACGACCCGAAGTTCCGGGCCGACGTCCGGACCGCGGTCGACGTGGCCCTCCAGCGTTTCCTGGACCTGGTCGGCACCACCGAGCCGGCGTTGCCGCCCCGGGTGCGGGAGGTCTTCGTGGCGCTCGGCGCGGCCGAGGCCCGGGAGGACCGTGGCCCCCAGGCACTACTCGCCGCCCTGCGGGTGGCCGGGCGACTGCTGCTGCGTCAGGTCGGTCAGGCGCTCGCCACGGTGCGCCCGGTCGACGCCGAGGCCCTCGCCGACTGCGCCGACGCGGTCACCGGTTTCGTCGACGAGCTGGCTGCGGCCGGCACCGACGGGTTCGCCCGCCAGTTGCGCGAACAGTCCGGCGAGGGCGACCGGGCCCGCCGGCAGCTGGGCGAACTGCTGCTGGTCGGCGGTGCCGGCGCCGGCACCGTGACGGCGGCCGCCGCCCGGGCCGGCTGGCGGGATCTGGCCACCGTGCTGCCGGTCGTGCTGCCGGCCCGGCAGGCCCGCGACGCACGGTTCCGGTTCGGTACCGACGGGATCGTGGTCGACCGGGGCCGCGACGCCGTGCTGCTGCTGCGCGCCGGCCCCCGGACCACCCGACCGGTGCTGGCCGACGCGCTGCACGGCTGGCGGGCCACGGTGGGTCCGGCGTTGCCATGGCCGCAGGTGCCCCAGGCGGTACGACTTGCCGAGCTCGCGGCGACCGTCGCCCGGACCGGCGGAGGCGACCAGGGCGGTCCCGTCGACCGCACCGCCGTCTTCGCCGAGGACCACCTCACCGTGCTGGCGCTGCACGGCCAGCCCGACGCGCTGGTGGTGCTGACCGGCCGCCGGCTGGCGCCGTTCGCCGCGCTGCCGCCTGCCCAGCGCGACGGACTGCTGCGTACGCTGCACAGCTGGCTGCGGCACTGGGGATCCCGGTCGGCGGTCGCCGCCGAGCTGTTCGTCCATCCGCAGACCGTCAGCTACCGGCTCAAGCGGCTGCGGACGCTGCTCGGCGGCGATTTGGACGACCCGGACCGGCGGTTCGAGCTGCTGCTGGTGCTCACCGCCGATCTCCGCTGA
- a CDS encoding IS4 family transposase codes for MIAGRGEGCAEESAVRLPDLVGVGVLTAAFPPEVVDLVVERWDAREQRSRLLPARLVVYYVIACVLFMDSAYVEVWNRLLSGLSWAGRYRTRREVGMQPTAAALTKARGRLGPEVLEGVLETSFGGSVVGPERAPWGYFHGLRKVAVDGFCLNVARTPENVAAFGSPSNGQGPVGYPQVRVVALAETGTRCLRGVALGGLGEGEQPLARTLWRLLGSTDVVVGDRNFLSYEDLGAIAATGAHAVFRVKAGVDLPVLRRLADGSWISRIADPVAARRLRRRKVPAAEIPGIEVRVIEYTVETEPDQHGEYEVSELFCLVTTLLDERAYPLGDFPDLYRDRWRIETAIGEVETRLRGGADVVLRSRKPDLVRQEVYGLLCLYQAIRHLIVAGAEQAGLDPDRISFTRARDAVARHVSDDAAFSPRTTG; via the coding sequence ATGATCGCTGGTCGTGGCGAGGGTTGCGCGGAGGAGTCGGCGGTTCGGTTGCCGGATCTGGTGGGTGTGGGGGTGTTGACCGCGGCGTTTCCGCCGGAGGTGGTCGATCTGGTGGTGGAGCGGTGGGACGCGCGGGAGCAGCGGTCTCGGTTGTTGCCTGCTCGGTTGGTCGTCTACTACGTGATCGCGTGTGTGTTGTTCATGGACAGCGCGTACGTGGAGGTGTGGAACAGGCTGTTGTCGGGGTTGTCGTGGGCTGGGCGGTACCGGACGCGTCGTGAGGTGGGGATGCAGCCGACGGCGGCGGCGTTGACGAAGGCTCGGGGGCGGTTGGGTCCGGAGGTGCTGGAAGGGGTGTTGGAGACCTCGTTCGGCGGGTCGGTGGTGGGGCCGGAGCGGGCGCCGTGGGGGTACTTCCACGGGTTGCGGAAGGTGGCTGTCGACGGGTTCTGTCTGAACGTGGCGAGGACGCCGGAGAACGTGGCCGCGTTCGGGTCGCCGTCCAACGGGCAGGGACCGGTGGGGTATCCGCAGGTACGGGTGGTGGCGTTGGCCGAGACGGGTACCCGTTGCCTGCGGGGGGTGGCGCTCGGTGGTCTGGGTGAGGGCGAGCAGCCGCTGGCCCGGACGCTGTGGCGGCTGCTCGGGTCCACCGATGTGGTGGTCGGTGACCGTAACTTCCTGTCGTACGAGGACCTGGGGGCGATCGCCGCGACCGGCGCGCACGCGGTGTTTCGGGTCAAGGCGGGGGTGGACCTGCCGGTGTTGCGCCGGCTGGCGGATGGCTCCTGGATCTCGCGGATCGCCGATCCGGTCGCGGCGCGCCGGCTACGGCGGCGGAAGGTGCCGGCCGCGGAGATTCCCGGTATCGAGGTACGGGTGATCGAGTACACCGTCGAGACCGAACCCGACCAGCACGGCGAGTACGAGGTCAGCGAACTGTTCTGCCTGGTCACGACCCTGCTCGATGAGCGGGCCTATCCGCTGGGGGACTTTCCCGACCTCTACCGCGACCGGTGGCGGATCGAGACCGCCATCGGGGAGGTGGAGACCCGGCTGCGCGGTGGAGCCGACGTCGTGCTCCGTTCCCGTAAACCCGACCTCGTCCGCCAGGAGGTGTACGGGTTGCTCTGTCTCTACCAGGCCATCCGACATCTGATCGTGGCCGGCGCGGAACAGGCCGGCCTGGACCCGGACCGGATATCGTTCACCCGCGCCCGCGATGCCGTCGCCCGTCACGTCAGTGACGACGCGGCGTTTTCCCCCCGAACGACTGGTTGA
- a CDS encoding NAD(P)/FAD-dependent oxidoreductase yields MARSVPAARHAVVIGGSLAGLCAARALAEHVDRVTVVDRDRFPEAPQVRAGVPQAHHLHVLITAGQRALDQLFPGLIAELHAAGAVRVDAPTDILYLAPTGWRERFPATHQLVGTSRELLDWTVRQRLAADPRIRFEPAHDVVGLLGADGRDAVTGVRMRPRAAGGAVRSLPADLVVDASGRGSHAPDWLAELGYGRPDETRVDSGLGYASRRYLLPPGASDGWKNIVVMPQPPRSGRGGVIYPIENGRWMVTLGGLGGDHPPTDEAGFLDFARGLRSPLIHEAIRDATPDSPIHGFRNTANHRRRYEAMPRWPDGFAVVGDASCTFNPVYGQGMAVAARTAVVLAEQLRDSGGTLGRAAQARVAGCSETAWLIATGADLRYPTTVGPRPRRGGALSRWYLDRAADVANRDPYVQRALTDVFHLVAPLSAVVRPAVALRVLRGRPGPQLVAPPSS; encoded by the coding sequence ATGGCCCGATCTGTTCCCGCCGCCCGGCACGCGGTCGTCATCGGCGGCAGTCTCGCCGGGCTGTGCGCGGCCCGCGCACTCGCCGAACACGTCGACCGGGTGACCGTGGTCGACCGTGACCGGTTCCCCGAAGCGCCGCAGGTGCGCGCCGGCGTCCCGCAGGCGCACCACCTGCACGTGCTGATCACCGCCGGGCAGCGTGCACTCGATCAGCTTTTCCCCGGTCTGATCGCCGAGCTGCACGCCGCCGGCGCGGTCCGGGTCGACGCGCCGACCGACATCCTGTACCTGGCGCCGACCGGGTGGCGGGAACGGTTCCCGGCGACCCACCAGCTGGTCGGGACCAGCCGGGAGCTGCTCGACTGGACGGTCCGCCAGCGGCTGGCCGCCGATCCACGGATCCGGTTCGAGCCGGCCCACGACGTGGTCGGGCTGCTCGGCGCCGACGGCCGCGACGCGGTCACCGGCGTACGGATGCGTCCCCGCGCGGCGGGCGGCGCCGTCCGGAGCCTGCCGGCCGACCTGGTGGTGGACGCCAGCGGCCGCGGCTCGCACGCGCCGGACTGGTTGGCCGAGCTCGGCTACGGCCGCCCCGACGAGACCCGGGTCGACTCCGGTCTCGGCTACGCGAGTCGGCGCTACCTGCTGCCGCCGGGGGCCAGTGACGGGTGGAAGAACATCGTGGTGATGCCGCAGCCGCCACGGTCGGGGCGGGGCGGGGTGATCTACCCGATCGAGAACGGACGGTGGATGGTGACCCTCGGCGGCCTCGGCGGCGACCACCCGCCGACCGACGAGGCCGGTTTCCTCGATTTCGCCCGTGGGCTGCGCAGCCCGTTGATCCACGAGGCGATCCGCGACGCCACGCCCGACTCACCGATCCACGGGTTCCGCAACACCGCCAACCACCGCCGCCGATACGAGGCGATGCCACGTTGGCCGGACGGGTTCGCGGTGGTCGGCGACGCCTCGTGCACCTTCAATCCGGTCTACGGCCAGGGGATGGCGGTGGCCGCCCGGACGGCGGTGGTGCTGGCCGAACAGCTGCGCGACAGCGGGGGCACGCTGGGCCGCGCGGCGCAGGCCCGGGTGGCCGGCTGCAGCGAGACCGCCTGGCTGATCGCCACCGGTGCCGACCTGCGGTACCCGACGACCGTCGGGCCACGGCCCCGACGCGGCGGCGCGCTGTCCCGCTGGTACCTGGACCGGGCGGCCGACGTCGCCAACCGCGATCCGTACGTGCAGCGCGCCCTGACCGACGTGTTCCACCTGGTCGCGCCGTTGTCCGCGGTGGTCCGCCCAGCCGTCGCGCTGCGGGTGCTGCGCGGTCGCCCCGGCCCGCAACTGGTCGCACCGCCGTCGAGCTGA
- a CDS encoding glycosyltransferase family 87 protein produces the protein MRLLRSRWTVPATVLVWLVTRAALMAVYAQVVPGLDAGEVFADVDLYRRWSGQLRDGRVPGTDPMWQYPPGAAALFVAVGWVAESTRTGYTTVFVMFALGADLVVLLALIRLSRGGNRIGGALCWALAVPLLSLLTYARYDVFVTAPAVLALAATVRRPALAGAMLAVGALAKVWPAILLITARPLRGLRPMSIGFVTAAAVLGAVLTVSYADAWSGFSDNQADRGLQVESVAATPLVLARVADPAIVVEYRYGAMEFSHPVATSVAAVLPGSTLAGLGLLGWWWLFRGRRIDWTPTVGFDLALLAVGVAVVTSRVLSPQYLLWLLGLAAVCLTRRDTTQRAPALLIVVATVLTSAYFPWFYPDVIGTPGWPGAVLLAARNAVLVAATVIGLRRLLVGHRVVPQVRTATVGHRQPVGGTVGLGRTRTSG, from the coding sequence ATGAGACTCCTACGGAGCCGGTGGACGGTGCCGGCCACGGTACTGGTGTGGCTGGTCACCCGGGCCGCACTGATGGCGGTCTACGCACAGGTCGTTCCCGGGTTGGACGCCGGTGAGGTGTTCGCCGACGTCGACCTGTACCGACGGTGGAGCGGGCAGCTGCGCGACGGCCGGGTGCCGGGCACCGACCCGATGTGGCAGTACCCGCCGGGCGCGGCGGCGTTGTTCGTCGCGGTCGGCTGGGTCGCCGAGTCGACGCGGACCGGCTACACCACGGTCTTCGTCATGTTCGCCCTCGGCGCGGACCTGGTGGTCCTGCTGGCGCTGATCCGGCTGTCCCGGGGCGGCAACCGGATCGGCGGCGCGCTGTGCTGGGCGCTCGCCGTGCCGCTGCTGAGCCTGCTGACCTACGCCCGGTACGACGTCTTCGTCACCGCGCCGGCGGTGCTCGCGCTGGCCGCCACGGTCCGTCGGCCGGCGCTGGCCGGTGCGATGCTGGCGGTCGGTGCGCTGGCCAAGGTCTGGCCGGCGATATTGTTGATCACCGCCCGGCCGCTGCGCGGGCTGCGCCCGATGTCGATCGGCTTCGTGACCGCGGCGGCTGTGCTGGGCGCCGTGCTGACGGTCTCCTACGCCGATGCCTGGTCGGGCTTCTCGGACAACCAGGCGGACCGTGGGCTCCAGGTCGAGTCGGTCGCCGCCACCCCGCTGGTCCTGGCCCGGGTCGCCGATCCGGCGATCGTGGTGGAGTACCGCTACGGCGCGATGGAGTTCAGCCACCCGGTCGCCACCTCGGTCGCCGCCGTGCTGCCCGGGTCGACCCTCGCCGGCCTGGGCCTGCTCGGCTGGTGGTGGCTTTTCCGGGGGCGCCGGATCGACTGGACCCCGACGGTCGGCTTCGACCTGGCGCTGCTGGCCGTCGGGGTGGCGGTGGTGACCAGCCGGGTGCTCTCCCCGCAGTACCTGCTCTGGCTGCTCGGACTGGCCGCGGTCTGTCTGACCCGCCGGGACACCACACAACGGGCGCCGGCCCTGCTGATCGTCGTGGCGACCGTACTGACCAGCGCCTACTTCCCGTGGTTCTATCCGGACGTGATCGGCACGCCGGGCTGGCCGGGGGCCGTGCTGCTGGCCGCCCGTAACGCGGTCCTGGTGGCCGCCACCGTGATCGGTCTGCGCCGGCTGCTGGTCGGACACCGGGTCGTGCCGCAGGTGCGCACGGCGACGGTCGGCCACCGGCAGCCGGTCGGCGGGACCGTCGGCCTTGGCAGAACCCGGACATCCGGTTAG
- a CDS encoding aminotransferase class III-fold pyridoxal phosphate-dependent enzyme, which produces MDHRTSRRHVVDMCRTMLDRGYLKATEGNVSVRVPGHRLYAVTPSNYDYDRMRIEDICLVDFDGTHVPDGTGGDLAPSIEAGMHANIYRQRPDVNAIVHTHQPYASALAFLRRPIPALTDEQVRFLGRAVAIVDYAPSGTGMLARNVQKKVASGDNAFIIANHGVVALGTDPDRAVFNMALLEKVSIAYLLALTSEAGKVYTIPTAIREIAYTKLRADEKRIAAQLTEAVPPVRVPADEQLPSADAVAAAIAAAGPPTADTTTGQTPGSESARLGYAITEYLDVDDTMRRLKALVAQPVRGLRHDAMLDVLGYFNDRCRASKEITDRAKRRIPGGVQHNLAFNYPFPLAIDAADGAHLTDRDGNTYIDFLQAGGPTILGSNYGPVNEQVAAVVKESGPVTGLFHEYELKLAEIIHRFLPHIEMYRSLGSGTEAVMAAVRGARAFTGRHMVIKVGGAYHGWSDTMVYGLRVPGTYRMNARGIPFGATANTRETFPHDLRALRRKLIENRARGGTAAVIVEPLGPESGTRPVPRDFNARVRALCDEFGALLIFDEVVTGFRVGLGGAAGYFGVTPDLTVFGKAVSGGYPMAGGVGGRAEVMAVFGAGLDGRGGTHIQVGGTLSANPLSCAAGYFAIAEMARTNAPVIAGRAGDRLTRGLQRLIDRYGLPYVAYNQGSIVHLECSGVMLLDMRNPIKLLRENKARKRLMEQMGAAYTAHGVVTLAGSRMYTSMADTDEVIDTALDRFDRVFAQVEGV; this is translated from the coding sequence ATGGACCACCGCACTTCCCGCCGGCACGTCGTCGACATGTGTCGAACCATGCTGGACCGGGGTTATCTGAAGGCCACCGAGGGCAACGTGTCGGTCCGGGTTCCGGGGCACCGGCTGTACGCCGTCACACCGAGCAACTACGACTACGACCGGATGCGGATCGAGGACATCTGCCTGGTCGACTTCGACGGTACGCACGTACCCGACGGCACCGGCGGTGACCTCGCGCCGTCGATCGAGGCCGGGATGCACGCCAACATCTACCGGCAGCGGCCCGACGTCAACGCGATCGTGCACACCCACCAGCCGTACGCCTCGGCCCTGGCGTTCCTGCGCCGGCCGATCCCGGCGCTCACCGACGAGCAGGTGCGCTTCCTCGGCCGCGCGGTGGCGATCGTCGACTACGCCCCGTCCGGCACCGGGATGCTGGCCCGCAACGTGCAGAAGAAGGTGGCCAGCGGCGACAACGCGTTCATCATCGCCAACCATGGGGTCGTCGCGCTGGGCACCGATCCGGACCGCGCGGTGTTCAACATGGCGCTGCTGGAGAAGGTGTCGATCGCCTATCTCCTGGCGTTGACCAGCGAAGCCGGCAAGGTCTACACCATTCCGACCGCGATCCGGGAGATCGCGTACACCAAGCTGCGCGCCGACGAGAAGCGGATCGCCGCGCAGCTCACCGAGGCGGTCCCGCCGGTGCGGGTGCCCGCCGATGAACAACTGCCCAGCGCGGACGCGGTGGCGGCGGCGATCGCCGCCGCCGGGCCGCCGACCGCCGACACCACCACCGGGCAGACCCCGGGCAGCGAGTCCGCGCGACTCGGCTACGCGATCACCGAGTACCTCGACGTCGACGACACGATGCGCCGGCTCAAGGCCCTGGTCGCCCAGCCGGTACGCGGGCTGCGCCACGACGCGATGCTCGACGTGCTCGGCTACTTCAACGACCGGTGCCGGGCCAGCAAGGAGATCACCGACCGGGCGAAACGCCGCATTCCCGGCGGGGTGCAACACAACCTGGCCTTCAACTACCCGTTCCCGTTGGCGATCGACGCGGCCGACGGCGCCCACCTGACCGACCGCGACGGCAACACCTACATCGACTTCCTGCAGGCCGGTGGCCCGACGATCCTGGGCAGCAACTACGGCCCGGTCAACGAGCAGGTCGCCGCGGTGGTCAAAGAGTCGGGGCCGGTGACCGGGCTGTTCCACGAGTACGAGCTGAAGCTCGCCGAGATCATCCACCGGTTCCTGCCGCACATCGAGATGTACCGGTCGCTCGGCTCGGGCACCGAGGCGGTGATGGCAGCGGTACGTGGTGCCCGTGCATTCACCGGCAGGCACATGGTGATCAAGGTCGGCGGCGCGTACCACGGCTGGTCCGACACGATGGTGTACGGGCTGCGGGTGCCCGGCACGTACCGGATGAACGCCAGGGGCATCCCGTTCGGCGCCACCGCCAACACCCGGGAGACGTTCCCGCACGATCTCCGAGCGTTGCGTCGCAAACTGATCGAGAACCGGGCACGCGGCGGCACGGCGGCGGTGATCGTCGAACCGCTCGGCCCGGAGTCCGGCACCCGCCCGGTGCCGCGCGACTTCAACGCCAGGGTCCGCGCGTTGTGCGACGAGTTCGGCGCGCTGCTGATCTTCGACGAGGTGGTCACCGGGTTCCGGGTCGGCCTCGGCGGGGCGGCCGGCTACTTCGGCGTCACCCCCGACCTGACCGTGTTCGGCAAGGCGGTCTCCGGCGGCTACCCGATGGCCGGCGGCGTCGGCGGGCGGGCCGAGGTGATGGCCGTCTTCGGTGCCGGGCTCGACGGGCGCGGCGGGACGCACATCCAGGTCGGCGGCACCCTGTCGGCGAATCCGCTGTCCTGCGCGGCCGGCTACTTCGCGATCGCCGAGATGGCCCGGACCAACGCCCCGGTGATCGCCGGCCGGGCCGGGGACCGGCTCACCCGGGGACTGCAGCGGCTGATCGACCGGTACGGGCTGCCATACGTCGCGTACAACCAGGGGTCGATCGTGCATCTGGAGTGCAGTGGCGTCATGCTGCTCGACATGCGCAACCCGATCAAGCTGCTCAGGGAGAACAAGGCCCGCAAGCGGCTGATGGAGCAGATGGGTGCGGCGTACACCGCGCACGGCGTCGTCACCCTGGCTGGCTCCCGGATGTACACCTCGATGGCCGACACCGACGAGGTGATCGACACCGCACTGGACCGGTTCGACCGGGTGTTCGCGCAGGTGGAAGGGGTCTGA
- a CDS encoding FGGY-family carbohydrate kinase: MSAVPPQVLAIDLGTSGMKAALVAADGTVTGWAQRPVPLLVLPGGGAEQDPQAWWTALAEVVADLGRAHPEHLGAVATVCSSTQGEGTIAVDAAGEPLTRCISWLDMRGAAHLRRQFGGFPAYGGMSVRRILRWLRLTGGMPSTTGKDPAAHMLLVRDTMPEVYARTATFLNALDWINLKLTGRTVATVDSILTSWVTDNRRPDRVRYSPALVADCGIDGDKLPPIVACTEVIGTLHPDAAAHLGLPPTVQVVAGAIDTTAAAIGAGTTADNDPHLYLGTSSWIAAHVRRKKTDPVAQIAAVPCAIGDRYLMTALQATAGANLTWLKDKIVEYDDPLVGAGHLATDETSIFDAFDAILPTVPAGANGVLYLPWLYGERAPVDDPDLRAAFVNISLDTNRSDLLRAVFEGVALNTRWLSAAVDRFLGTPVTSLTVTGGGARSTAWCQIFADVLGVEVRRDPDPVAVNARGAGWIGAVGTGQLTFGQIPALLRTDRVFAPTAAHRVRYDELFGVYRELHRRLAPVYRRMPGGAHRTDQRR, encoded by the coding sequence GTGTCGGCCGTCCCACCGCAGGTGCTGGCGATCGACCTGGGCACCTCCGGAATGAAGGCCGCGCTGGTCGCCGCCGACGGTACGGTGACCGGCTGGGCGCAGCGGCCGGTGCCGCTGCTGGTGCTGCCCGGCGGCGGCGCCGAACAGGACCCACAGGCCTGGTGGACGGCGCTCGCCGAGGTGGTCGCCGACCTCGGCCGGGCCCACCCGGAGCACCTGGGGGCGGTCGCCACGGTCTGTTCGTCCACCCAGGGCGAGGGGACCATCGCGGTGGACGCCGCCGGAGAGCCGTTGACCCGCTGCATCAGCTGGCTGGACATGCGCGGCGCGGCCCACCTGCGGCGGCAGTTCGGCGGCTTTCCGGCGTACGGCGGGATGTCGGTCCGCCGGATCCTGCGCTGGCTGCGACTGACCGGCGGGATGCCGTCCACCACCGGCAAGGACCCGGCCGCGCACATGCTGCTGGTCCGCGACACCATGCCCGAGGTGTACGCGCGGACCGCGACCTTTCTCAACGCGCTGGACTGGATCAACCTCAAGCTCACCGGCCGTACGGTGGCCACGGTCGACTCGATCCTCACCTCGTGGGTGACGGACAACCGCCGACCCGACCGGGTCCGCTACTCTCCCGCCCTGGTCGCCGACTGCGGCATCGACGGGGACAAACTGCCGCCGATCGTGGCCTGCACCGAGGTGATCGGCACGTTGCACCCGGACGCCGCCGCCCACCTCGGTCTGCCGCCGACCGTCCAGGTGGTGGCGGGGGCGATCGACACCACGGCGGCGGCGATCGGCGCCGGCACCACCGCCGACAACGACCCGCACCTGTACCTGGGCACCTCGTCGTGGATCGCGGCGCACGTGCGCCGCAAGAAGACCGACCCGGTCGCGCAGATCGCCGCCGTGCCGTGCGCGATCGGCGACCGGTACCTGATGACCGCGCTGCAGGCCACCGCCGGGGCGAACCTGACCTGGCTGAAGGACAAGATCGTCGAGTACGACGACCCGCTGGTCGGCGCCGGCCACCTCGCGACCGACGAGACGTCGATCTTCGACGCGTTCGACGCGATCCTGCCGACCGTGCCGGCCGGCGCCAACGGGGTGCTCTACCTGCCGTGGCTGTACGGCGAACGCGCCCCGGTCGACGACCCGGACCTGCGCGCCGCGTTCGTCAACATCTCGCTCGACACCAACCGGTCCGATCTGTTGCGGGCCGTCTTCGAAGGCGTCGCGTTGAACACCCGGTGGCTGTCGGCGGCGGTCGACCGGTTCCTCGGCACCCCGGTGACCTCGTTGACCGTCACCGGTGGCGGCGCCCGGTCGACGGCCTGGTGCCAGATCTTCGCCGACGTGCTCGGCGTCGAGGTGCGTCGGGACCCGGACCCGGTCGCGGTCAACGCCCGCGGCGCCGGCTGGATCGGCGCGGTCGGCACCGGGCAGCTGACGTTCGGGCAGATCCCGGCGCTGCTGCGGACCGACCGGGTGTTCGCCCCGACGGCGGCGCACCGCGTCCGCTACGACGAACTCTTCGGCGTCTACCGGGAGCTGCACCGCCGACTCGCCCCGGTGTACCGGCGAATGCCCGGTGGTGCACATCGGACCGATCAGCGAAGATAG
- a CDS encoding SAM-dependent methyltransferase produces the protein MRADVENANIARIYDYYLGGLYNFAIDRERAERIKLMLPSVDLLARGNRDWLRRSVRYLVGEGVRQFIDIASGLPTVGNTHEVAHALDAQARVVYVDNDHSAVVHGEDILATEPLVAMAEVDGRYPDQVWSHPAVRELIDLSQPVGIVLGGLLVFVQDDEDPAGLVAAYRDALAPGSYIAMSHLSADTADEETRGQVDRMVAAYQAGVGANLYVRDKATITSWFDGMELVEPGVTLMADWRPDPGLDVDAQTPSRQLGYGGMARVG, from the coding sequence GTGCGAGCCGATGTGGAGAATGCCAACATCGCGCGGATCTACGACTATTACCTTGGTGGACTCTACAACTTCGCGATCGATCGCGAGCGGGCCGAACGCATCAAGCTGATGTTGCCCAGTGTCGACCTGCTTGCCCGAGGCAACCGGGACTGGCTGCGCCGTTCGGTGCGCTACCTGGTCGGTGAGGGCGTGCGGCAGTTCATCGACATCGCCTCGGGGCTGCCGACGGTCGGCAACACGCACGAGGTGGCGCACGCCCTTGACGCCCAGGCCCGGGTGGTCTACGTGGACAACGACCACTCGGCTGTCGTCCACGGTGAGGACATCCTCGCCACGGAGCCGCTGGTGGCGATGGCCGAGGTCGACGGCAGGTACCCCGACCAGGTGTGGTCGCATCCGGCGGTTCGCGAGCTGATCGACCTGTCGCAGCCGGTGGGCATCGTGCTCGGCGGGCTGCTCGTCTTCGTTCAGGACGACGAGGATCCGGCCGGGCTCGTCGCTGCCTACCGGGACGCGCTGGCACCGGGCAGCTACATCGCGATGTCGCACCTCAGCGCGGACACGGCGGACGAGGAAACCCGCGGGCAGGTGGACCGGATGGTCGCCGCCTACCAGGCCGGCGTCGGCGCGAACCTCTACGTCCGGGACAAGGCCACCATCACCTCCTGGTTCGACGGAATGGAACTGGTCGAGCCCGGCGTGACCCTGATGGCGGACTGGCGGCCCGACCCGGGCCTCGACGTGGACGCACAGACTCCGTCCCGGCAGCTCGGCTATGGCGGGATGGCCCGCGTCGGATAA